DNA sequence from the Gordonia polyisoprenivorans genome:
TCGAAGGACGTGCAGGCCGCCTACCTCGGCATCACAGCCGACCATGACACGGCAACTGAGACTGCCACCCCGGCTCCTGAGACGCCGGAACTGCAGAAGGAAGCACAGCGATGACCGAGTCCCAGCTTAGTTTCGACAACGTCACCGCCGGCTACGGCGCCAGCACCGTACTCCGCGACATCGACCTCGAGGTCCGCAGCGGCCAAGTCGTCGCGCTCCTCGGCGCGAACGGCGCCGGAAAGACGACCCTGCTCCGGACCGCCGCAGGACTGATCCGGCCCACCGGCGGCCGCGTGTTGATCGGTGACGAGGTCGTCAACAAGGCGGCGCCACACTTCCGGAGCCGTGCCGGCTTATGTCTCATCCCCGAGGGACGTGGCGTCTTCAAGGGCATGACGGTTCGTGACAACCTGCTCATGCAGATCCCGCCGTGGGAAAAGGACAAGTCCTTCGAGGTCGCACTCGCGGCGTTCCCCGCCCTCGAGACGCGTCTCGGCGAGCTGGCCGGCCGTCTCTCCGGTGGTCAGCAGCAGATGGTCGCGCTGTCGAGGGCCTATCTCGCCAAGCCGGACGTCGTCCTGCTGGATGAGGTCTCGATGGGCCTCGCCCCCGTGATCGTGGATCAGATCTTCGAGTCGTTGCGTGCGCTCGCCGCCCAGGGCACCGCGCTCCTTGTCGTCGAGCAGTATGTCGAGAGGGCCCTGGAGATGTCGGACCACGTCTACATGCTCAATCACGGCGGCATCGTCTTCTCCGGCTCGTCAAGCGAGCTCGACGAGGAGGCCGTCATGCGGGGCTACCTCGGCCATGCGGTCGAGGAGGCGGCGGAAGGCACCGTCGGTGAGCGCCAGCCGCTCGGTGGATAAGCAGGTAGCGCTCGTCACGGGGGCGGCCCGAGGTCAGGGCCGTGCCCATGCGCGCATGTTCGCGCAGCGAGGATTCGACATCGTCCTCCTCGATGTCTGTGGCCGGGTCGCAGCGACCTCCTATCCGCCGGCGACCTCCGAGGATCTGGCAGAGACGGTCGGAGCATGCGAGGTGCTCGGCGCGCGGGTCGTCGCGGCGGAGGTCGATCTGCGCGACGGACCCGAGGTGCGTGGGGTGGTCGACCGCGCCGTGGAGCAACTGGGGCGACTCGATGTCGTCGTCTCGAACGCCGGCGTCTCAGGCTTCCGGCCGTTCCTCGAGCTCGGCGACAGCGACTGGGACGACATGATCGGCAACAACCTCACCACAGCGCACCGGCTTCTTTCCGCTGCGGTGCCCCACATGGCTCGCCTCGGCAACGGTGGCTCGATCGTGCTGACGGCGTCCGTCGCGGGTGTGAAGGTCATCCCGTTCGAGGCGCACTACGTCGCGTCCAAGCACGGTCTGGTCGGGCTGATGCGCTCCCTCTCCGTCGAGCTGTCGCCGTACGGGATCCGCGTCAACGCGATCGCCCCGGGCGGAGTGGCGACCGTGATGGCGGAGGGTCACGACCTGCAGGGCATTTTCGGCGATGAGAACCGCTCGGCCATGTTCGCCGGCAGCTTCAGTCCGCTGGTGGCGCCGTACATGGCCACGGCGGAGGAGGTCGCCGAGGTTGTCGGTTTCCTCTGTTCTGATACCGCCCGCTCCATCACCGGACAGGTCGTTCCGGTGGACTTCGGCGTCACCGCACGCTGACGATCATTCCTCGGATCGGTGGAAGAACCGACCGCCGTCTGATGAATGTCTCGCTGCTGGGTTTCAGACCCGTGACCTCAGCAGCTGGTCCGGGGGAATTGGACGGGCATCAGCGATAGCGCGATCTGGGCGAGTTGCACCGTCCCCGGTGGCACGTGATCGTCACTACCGCTCGATCGAGACCTTGCTCTCCCCGGCACCCGGGTTGCGGCTCTCCCTGGCACCCGATTGCGCTGACCGTAACGAAGAGGTCCCGTCGGCATCGCCGACGGGACCTCTCGATTCTGCCCTGCTCAGTCGGTCTGGTCGGGCGGGATAACGATCTTGTTCTCCTCGAACTGCGCGATCTCGCTCTGGTCGTATCCGAGTCCGAGTAGGACCGAGCGGTTGTGCTCGCCGCGGCTCGACGCCGGCCGAACCTGTCCTGGGGTCTCCGAGAACCTGACAGGGACGGCGGCCTGGATCAGCTCGCCGAGCCTCGGATTCTGCACGGCGACCGTCAGGCCGCTCTCGCGAAGGCCCGGGTCGAAGCTGGTCATGATGGCGTGTCCGACCATACTGACCGCGACACAGCCGACGCGCAGCTTGATCGCGTCCGCCTCCCATTCCGGAGCGGGGCGCGTCGCCAGGCGCGGTGTGACCTCCTTGAGGAGCTCCGCGTCGTTCTCAGCGCGCGCCTCGACAGTGGCGAAGCGGGGTTCGCTCGCCAGATCCGGAGCCCCGATGAGCTCGGCGAAGCGACCGAAGTCGACGTCGCTGTAGACGGCCACGCAGACGAAAGTGTCGTCGGCCGCCTCGTAGCAGCGGTCGAGCGCGCTGACGCCCCAGTAGTCGTCATCGGTGATGCGCGCGGGAGGCTTGCCCTCGTAAGTGCAGAAATCGTCGGCGTACGCCATCGCATTGGCGCCGATCATCGAGGTGTACAGGAACTGGCCCACCCCGGTGCGACGCTGCTGATAAGCCGCCAGCGCGATCGCGGTGAGCACCACCAGGGCTGGGTTCGAGTCGCCGTCGACGACCTGCCCGAGGCGGGGCAGGACAATGGCCTGGAGTTCGATGAGTGACATGTCGAGGTTGCGCTCGGCCGCCGACCAGTAGCCGACCTGGCGACTGAAGCTGCCGGCGGCCGCCTGAGCGGCTTGGGCGTAGAGCGCGCGCTTCGCGTACGGGCCGTCCGTGCCGTAGCCGGCGGCGTGCAGGTACATCAGCCGCGGGTTGAGCTCATGCAGCGTCTCCCACCCGAGGCCGAGACGGTCGGCGACGCCGGCACGGTAGCCGTTGACGAAGATGTCGGCCTGAGCAATGATCCGGTGCGCGATGGCCTGGCCCTCCGGAGTGCGAAGGTCCAACGACACGCTCTCCTTGCCCTGGGTCGTCTTCGCGGTGGCGACGTCGGGACCGAAGGAGCGACGATGCGGATCGCCTGCCGGGTCCTCGAGCTTGATGACGCGCGCGCCGAGCGCGGCGGCCATGGTCACGCCGTACGGCATCGCGTAGAACGAACCCATCTCGACGATCGTCAGGCCTGCAAGGGCCTGTTCAGGGGCGGTCTCATCACGGGATGGCTGACACGCCGGTGCCGGGCCGCTCGGGAGCTCGCCGTGCGCACCGAGGATCGGTGCCGAACCGAGCACCCTCAGTGGCGTGTCGGTGAAGTGTGCGACCGGGCCCACCTGGCGGATCGTGCCGTGTACAGGGTCCTCGACCGAGATGCTGTCGCCGTTGTGCACGATCTGCGGGTGGTCGAGGCCTTCCTCGCATGTTGCGGCGATTTCGAAGGCCACGTCGGGGCTCGCGACCAGACGCGGGACCCAGTGGTCGAGATCCTTGTCCCGGAACGCCGTGAGCAGGATGTCCTCGAACTCCTGGGCGATCTCCGCGGTCGGGAAGGAGGGTAGGTCCGCGAAGCGCTCGTCTTGCAACTGGTCGCGGACGCCAGCGACGTCGACCAGCGCCCAGCCCTGCTTCGGCAGCAAGGTCGAGGTCTGGATGAAGCGTCCATCCTTGGTCGTGAGCAGAACTCCGTAGCGGCTCGCTGCGTTGGCGGATCGGGAGTCGCCCGTCGGCTTCTCGCCGCGCTTCTTCATCAGCTGGGCGACGACCGTGACGTAGTAATCCGCAGGCTCGAGGCCTGCCCAGATGGTGGCATCGACTTTCTGGCCGCGGCCGGTCGTCTCGCGCACCATCAGCGCGGCGAGTGCGCCCGCGACGCCCTGGTGGGCGGCGCCGAAACTGCCCCACGGGACCGGGTACATGATCGGTCCGTCCCGGTGCCCGAATGCGCCGCGGGCCCACAGCCCGGCCTTCGCCGCGACGAGGGAGTCGTGGCCTTTGATGTATCTGTACGGCCCGGTGTGTCCAAACGGTGTGATGTCCAGATACACCAGGCGGGGGTTCACCTTCGACAGCAGGTCGTACCCGACGTCGTAATCGTCGGACCGGTCGATCGGCAATGCATCGATGACGATGTCGGCGCTCGCAGCGAGACCCTGGACTGCCTTGCGCCCCTCGAGTGTGGTCAGGTCGGCGACGACGCTCTCCTTGCCACGGTTCCACACGAGGAAGCCGCTTGGCAGACGGCGCCGCAGGCCATCGCCCCTCGGCGGCTCGATCTTGATCACGCGTGCGCCTGCGTCGGCGAGGATCATCCCGGCGATGGAACCGGCGGGACTGCCCGAGCCGAGCTCGACAACAGTGAGTTCAGCGCAGATGTTATTCATTATTGCTACCTCTCACGAGCGGTGGAGTGTGACGCCTTGGGCGTTGAAGAAGAATCCGCCGGCGGTGACGATGGCGCGCTGAGCGCCGTCGACCTGCCGCGAGCCGGCTCGGCCCTGAAGTTGGAGGACGGCCTCGCGAAGGTGGCCCGAGCCCTGCGTGCCACCCTCGGAGAGCGAACCGCCGTGGGTGTTTATCGGCACTCGTCCGTTGATCAGGACGCGCTGCTTCTCGGTGTCCCAGTGCTGGGCGAGGAACTCGCCTGCCTCGCCGCGGCCGCACCAGCCGACGTTTTCGAACCAGTTCAGCGTGATGATCGTGAAGCCGTCGTACGGGTAGTAGACGTCGCAGTCCTCGATCCAGAAGTCGCTTTTGGCCTTGAGAGCCTGGACCGTGATCTGCTGGCCGTGGTGATCGAGATCGACGCTTTGGTCCTCGTCGTTTTTCGCGGCCATGCCAAGGGCGACGGCGTCGACCAGGACGGGTGGGTGCGGCAGATCGCGAGCTCGCTCCGGCGTGGTGATGACGAACGCGTCTGCGCCGTCCACCGCGATGTCCATGTCGTAAAGACACAGCGGCCAGCGCACCATCCGTGCCGACAGGTAGTCGTCCATGGTGAGCGGCTCGCGCATCGCAGCACCGGGATTGAGGACGGCGTTGGAGCGGCCGTTGATGGCGACATAGCCAAGATGTTCTCGCGGCACCTTGAACTCGTGGATGTAACGAGAAGCCCAGGCCGTATACCCGGACGAGGCCGACACACTGTCGACCACGCCGTTCATCGGCAGTCCGCCGACTGCGGCGCTGCGACGGAACGGGTCCTTCCACGCTGAGCCGGTGTTCCACGGCAGACGATAGGCACCGTGGTAGACGAGGACCGTCTCGCACATCCCCGAGGCCACCGCGCTCGCAGCCGCCGCGATGTGGTTGACGAGCGGCATCATCGGATTGGCGAACCAGGTCACCTCCGGGATACCCAGCATGGACTGAACAGACGGAGCGCTCGGATTGGTGCCGCAGATGCCGTCGACGTCTTTGGCTGTGAGCCCTGACTCCTGAAGCACCTTGATGCACGCCTCGGCGACAAGGGAGGCCTGGCTGCGGCCACTGTTGGTCGCCGTCATTCCGGTTGTCGCGACACCCGCGAAGGCAACCTTGTCGCGCATCGGATTGCGTGACGTGATCATGATTCATCTCCCAGTCGGAACGCGGGAACCGGCACGCCGCCGCGCTCGATCCAGTCGAGGTGGACGCGCTCTCCAATCGCGATGTCGTCATTGGGGGAGCCGATGACGGTGGCGGTGAAGCGCAGGCCGGGCTGTTCGTCGAGCTCGACCGTCACCAGCGGGTACGGAGTGCTGTAGTCGACGCCCGGAATCGGCGGGCCCTGGTGCATGAAGATGCAGAGGTAGATGCTGCCGTTGCCGCTGACCGGCTCTGCGCTGACGTCGGTAGACCAGCAAGAAGGACAGACCGGCCGCGGCGGGTGGTGCCAACCGCCGCAGTCCCCGCAGCGGTTGATCAGTAGCCGGTGCTCGAGACGGCCGCGGAAGTGCGACGCGTTGTCCCGCTCGACGCCATAGCCGGCGAAGGCCTCCAACAGTTCCTCGTCTGAGATCACAGAGTCATCACCTGCTGTTTGATGGACCACGCCTCGGGGATTTCACGGCCCGAGACCTGACCCGCACCGGTGATAACGATGACCTTGTTCGTGAAGCGGTTCAAGCCACCCTCCTATCGGATGACGGGGGTGTGACCCCCATCATTTTGTATAGCGTAAAGGGCGCCTACCGACATTACAATCTTTTGCATAGGTTAAATGATCTGAATAGGAGTGATGATGGCTGAAAGTGCTTGGGCAGGTGCGGATTTCACGCGGCCGCCGTCGGAGGTCGGCATCGCGTTGTGTTGCGCGTGTGAGCGGCGCGGGTGCTGCCAGCTCGGTCTCGGACGGGAGGAGCTCATGACCGACGGCTCGGTCGAGACGACGCTCGTGTGCGGTGCTGAGCACGAGGGCGGCCCGGGGGTTGCCCACGGCGGCTGGATCGCAGCGACGTTCGACGAGGTGACCGGCCATGTCACCCTGCTTTCCGGTCGGTTGGCAGTGACTGGCCAGATGACGGTCTCCTACCTGAAGCCGGTGCCGATCGAGCGGCCCCTCCGGGCCAAGGCGTGGGCAGTACGCAAGGAGGAGGGTCGGTGGTTCGTCGAGGCGGAGCTTCGGCTGGCGACCACCGGAGCCCTCCTGGGGCGGGCCGAGGCCACGATGGTGCTGCGCGACCGTGCCCACTTCGAGCGCCATCGGGCGTGGCTCGCCGAGCAGGACGAGTTGGCGCGCGGCGCCGGGATTTGACTCCGGCGCCGTGCCTGACCGGTGCCGGCTGCGGCGGTCAGATCTTGGTGGCGCCGTCGTCGGCAGTCGGCACTGCGTGCCGGTGATGGTTCGGGCGTCGTCGCTCGCCAGGAAGTCGAAGCGTTGGCGATGTCCTCCGCGCTGGAAATTAGCGGATTTAACCGGTACTGGCCCATCACTGCCTGGTACTACGGGCTCTCGGTGAACATCTTGTCGCTTCCCTTGACGCCTTCCAGTGCCATCACTGGTAGCTGAGCCTCGCAGATGGTCCGGGGTCGCGCGGACCCGGTAGGGCGAAAAGGCGATTGCGGCGTCCTGGCGGGCCCTTGGTTCTGCGACGGAGCTGGCGCAGATGATGGACCCGCCGTTGTCGTCCTCGATCATGGCCGGGATCGACGCTCGCAACGTGGTGTATGTGCCGGTGACGTTGATGTCGATCATGTCCTGCCAACGATCAGCCGGCATCTCTCAGGTCCGTCCCAGGTCGAGATTCCGGCACTCGCCACCACGACGTCGAGTCGGCCCAGTTCGCGTCGGCCCAGTTCGGCGATCCTGCGGCCGACGAGTTCCTCGAGCGCTGACAGGTCGCGGATAGCGACCGCAGTCCAAACGACTCGGCTGCCCAGTGCCTCGACCCGGCCGCACACGCCGTCGAGTGCGACGTCGGCGCCCTCCTGGGCCATACGGAGGGCGTGTGCCCCGCCCCGCCGCCCCGACCCCGTGGCTCCGGAGAGAAGGCCACCTGGCCCTCCGGCTTGCCCATTCGTCATTCCTCCCGTGGTTCGATGGCAAATCTCAACTCGCTGACTAAGGTAGATAATAGGAGGGGATCGCGGGAGGATCCTCCTCGGCGGGCGGGTCCTGGAGCGGAACCTGTTCAAGTGTCCCTTGACCTAGCGTTCTTACGCTGTAAGGTGACTATCAGAGCCAAGCGAATGGAGATGTTGATGGAACGCAAGATCTGGGCAAACTCTGGTGACTCGCACTTCCTGGAGCCGGCCGATATCTTCAGTGAGCGGCTGCCCCGTGATCTCGCGGAGCGGATGCCAAGATCGGAGAAGAGTGCGGACGGCACCAAGGAAACCGTCTACATCGACGGGGATTCCTTCGAGCGGCCTCTCCCGCGTCCGATCAAGGACGGTGAGTTCAAGGGGCAGACAATCGAGACCCTCAGCGCTCGCCCGCCGGGCGCGACGAACACCTACGAGCGTCTCAAGGATCTCGACCAGGAGGGCGTCTGGGGCGAGATCACGTTCCCGTCGCTCGGTATGTGGGCGAACATGATCAAGGATCCGGTGCTGGTCCGGGAAGGGTCCAAGGCCGTCAACGACTGGGCAATGGAAGAGATCCAGAATGTCGCCCCCGACCGTCTGATCGCTACCGCAATGCTGCCGCTGCTGGACGCCAAGGACGCGGCTGCGGAGGTCTATCGCGCGAAGGAGCGCGGCTTCTACGCGGTCTACCTGCCCACGGTGCCGCCCCAGGGGATGCCCACCTACAACGACCCGGTCTGGGAGCCGATGTGGGCGGCGATCGCCGAGACCGGCCTGATCCTGACCATCCATATCGGCACCGATGCCGGCGTCACGGTCCATTACCGTGGTCCAGGCGGCGCGGTGATGAACTACGTCGAGACGACGTACGGCGGCCAGCGCGCCACCACCCAGCTGATCGCGGGCGGTGTGCTTGACCGCTACGAGAGCCTCAAGGTTCTCATCGCCGAGGGCGGTGCCGCGTGGGCTCCCTTCATAGGCGACCGGATGAACGAGGGCTACCGCCAGCACGGCATGTTCGTCCGCCCGAAGCTGTCGCTGCTGCCCAAGGAGTACATCTATCGACAGGTGTACGTCTCGTTCCAGCATGATGAGACGGCCGTCGACGCGGTCACCTCGATGGGTTATCAGAACGTCATGTGGGGCAGCGACTATCCGCATCTCGAGGGCACGTACGGGCACACTCAGAAGACGCTGCACGAGTTGTTCGACGGGGTCGATCAGAAGGTCCGTCACCGAGTCACGATCGGATCGTTCCTCGACCTGTTCCCGCACATCGGTGAGCCCCCGGGCAACCTCGACCTGAACTGATCGGAGCGCGATGCACAAAACAGCGGCGGCGTGGATGTCCACGCCGCCGCTGTGGCTTTTGCCGGGTCCTGACCGTCGCTCAGTGAGCGGTCTTGTGGAAGTCCCAACTGACTGTGAGCGCAGGCACGAGGCGCAGCTACGCGTGGCCGACAGTTGATGAAGAACGTGCCGCCGCCTACTTGTCGCCGAACAGTCCCTCCGGAACTGCGAGGCTCTCGTCGGCGTTCTCGGTCCGCGGCGCGTTGCCCACCTGCTCCACCGATCCGATCAACTCGACGCCGCGCAGTTCCGAGAAGTCGGTGCCGGCGTCGATGACGACGCTGACCCGAAGGTCTCGCTGCAGGTTGACCCAGCGCTGCGATCTCACGATCGAGTTGAGCCAGAGCGACTGGCAGTCCCAGACAAACCACAGCGGAGAGTTGTGCGGCCGGCCGTCGGCACCGAGGGGGGCCGCGCGGCACATGCGCCCCTGGCCGAGGAAGGCATCGCGCTCGCCCTGGTCCATTGCGATCGCCCGCCCGCGCCGCTGTGAACTGGTTGTTCCGGTCATAGATCGACTATATGCAGGAAGATCTGAATAAATGCACTGGTCGGTCCAGGGGTGGTGGTGAGCAGGGCACCAGTTTCGTCGACACCGCCGACGCGTACGGCGGTCCCAGCGGCCCGGAGAAGATCATCGGTCACTGGTTCGCGCAGGGTGGTCTGAGGCGTGACAAGTCCCGTGATCGCCGCCAAGTTGTACGACTGGCGCACCCGACTGGCCGAACGCCCGTCGGTACGGCACATCCGAAGGGCAACGAGGCCGCCACGGGGCGTGGACTCCTCGGCTTGGTTTCGGAGCAGAGCATCGACAACCTCACGGCCGGGATGTGGAGCTCGGAGTTCCTTGCCTGCGTGCCTGGACTATGGCCTCGGCGTGATCGCGTGGAGCCCCTCGGGTGGCGGATTCCTCGGCGGCGTTCTGCAGAAGGCCGCTCGACGACTCGCTGGGCGCACTCGCCATCGCCATCCGGCTCAGCGCCGACACGCTCGTGCAGCTGGACGAGATCGTCCCCGGCTCGGGAGGCGCCGCGGCTGACGCCTACGCCCATCCCGTCGTACGCGGAGAGGGAGAGCGAGCAGTTCCAAGTCGCACATGTGGGGGCGCCGCTCAGATGAGCCCGACCTGCGTGACGCTGACGACCCGCGCACCTTCCGCCATCGCCCACGACCGCGCGGTGGGGCCGCTCTACGGCGTCCATCCCAGCAGCGATGGATGCTCCGTCCTGTTCGGCGCGGTCGAACTCAAGTTCTTCGAGCGGTTCCGCGCGGGCGTCGGGCGACCGGACCTCGTCGACCACCACTTCTGCGACGACATCGAGTTCGGCTTCGGTGACGACGAACTGCACCGCCAGCTCAAGCCGGTCTTCGCATCGGCGACGCGGCAGCAGCGCTTCGTCGACTGGGACGTACCCGGCAGCACTGTGCTGCAATCGCCCGATTCGACCTCTTCACCGCCCGTGGCCTCCTGGAGCGCGAGCGCGGGCAGTGGCCCTACGTGATGCTTCCGATCCGCTGGCAGCGTGTTGATGAGCGCGCCGGCTCCGGGCTGAGGCGCCCCGCAGCGCTCGGCGCAGACAACGAATCCGTTATCGCTGAGTGGCTCCGCTGGCATGGGTGGGCTGATCGGACGATCGGCCCACCCATTGTCGTGAGGTCATTCCGCCGCGAAGTGGGCGACCGCTTCGGCCTTCTGTAGGGCCGGATGATCGCCGTCGACCGGGTGGAGTACAACGCTCAGCCGGCCCTCGCGCGGCACGTCATCGGCGTACCACGCCGAGCCATCATCAGCGCGGACGAGTAACTTGTGGGCGTCTGCGGTGTCCCACTCCGCCTGCACGGCGCGCAGCGGCGGATGAAGGAAGTACGAACCGCTCACGACGGGCTCACCATCACGGACCCAGAGCTCGAAGCTGGGGTTGCCTATCGGCTCCTCCTCCTCCGGGGGGAGTTGTCTTGTCGGTTCACTCATGCCTGTGTCCTTTCCAGAACGGGTTGCGGTGCGGGTACGCGGGTCTGCAGCCCGCGGATCAGGGTCTCCACCCCGAAGTCGTAGAAGTCCGCGCCGTGCAGTTCTGCGCTGACGGAGCTTGCGCGAGAGACGATGTCGGTGGGGTCGGCGACGTCGTCGCGTCGAGTGTCGCCTTGCAGAGTCACGCGGTAGCGACCGAACAAGTAGGTGTGGATCAGGGCGTAGGCGCGCACCACATCGGTGTCGTCGAAGCCGGCCTCGGAGAGCAACTCCATGATGGTTCGCATCACGTCGCGCTGGGTGCTATGCATTCGGTCCAGAAGCACCTCGCCGACGCCACGGTGCTGTCGCAGGGTGGCGTCGATCCGGTCGATCAGCGTGCGCAGGCGGACCGGCCAAGTCTCATTGCCCAAGTCGGTGGTGAGAATCTTCGCCAATGCTTGAGCTGCGACGAGGTCGAGCAGTTCCTGCTTGTTTGCGACGTAGTAGTAGGCCGCCATCGCCGAGACTCCGAGCTCTCGTGACAGCGCACGCATCGACAGAGCGCCGACGCCGTCGCGACGCACGATCGCCAGCGCCGCGTCAACGATCGCGTCCTCGGTGAGCGGACTCGTCGCCATCGGTCCTCCTCGGCTTATACATCGTAAGAATACTCGGCCTAGTCAACCTACTATGCCGGACGCAACGGTGCCCCTACCAGCCATGTGAGGTCGGTCGTACGGGTGCGATCAGGAACTGGCGGAACAGGAGATGTCGACCATCACGTACTTGGCGCAGGGGAGTTCCAGGATGCCGGCGCGCGCCCGCCAATTAGGTAACTGATATAGATAAAAGTCCCTATCGAGGGTTAGCATCTTTGGGCGGACACGTCCGCCGAGTGTGCTCTACGAAGAAGGAGTTGCCCCGCATGAACCTGACAATGTTGCTCGAAATGGCCGCGGACGGCTTCGGCGACCGGGTGGTCGTCGGCCGCCGCACCGATGGTTTGACCGCGGGCGACCTGCGCCAGGCGGCGCTGCGCGGTGCGGAGCTGGTGGCCGCGACCGAGGCCGAGGCGATCGTCTACGTCGCGGTCAACGGACCGGCCTTCCCGGTCGCCATGTTCGCCGCAGCATATGCCGGTGTGCCGCTGGTGCCGCTGAACTTCCGGCTCGGCGAGGAGCAGCTGGTCGATCTCCTCGACAAGCACCCCGGCGCGTTGATGATCGTGGATCCCACCGCGACCGGCCTTCTCGCTCGCGGTGGGGAGCGTGCCCGGACCACCGAACAGTGGGTCGCGGAGACGACCGTCGGCGCCGAGCTTGAGGCGAGTCTCGTCGAGAGTGATGCGCCGGCGGCGATCATCTACACCTCAGGTACGACGTCCGCGCCGAAGGGCGTGCTGCTGCGGCACACCAACCTGACCTCGTACGTCCTCGGCACCGTCGAGTTCGCCAGCGCCGACGAGGAGGAGGCAGCGCTGGTCAGCGTGCCGCCTTACCACATCGCCGCGGTCGCCAACGTCATCTCGAACCTCTTCGCCGGGCGCCGCACCATCGTGCTCGACCGCTTCGAGCCGTCCGAGTGGCTCGGGACCGTGCGCTCGGAGGAGATCACCAGCGCGCTGGTGGTGCCGACGATGCTCGCTCGGATCGTGGACTTCGACGGTGACAAGTCCGCTCCCTCGCTGCGAAACCTCGCCTACGGTGGTGCGCCGATGCCTGCTCCGGTCATCCGTCGCGCGATGGAGACCTGGCCCGAGGTCAACTTCGTGAATGCGTATGGGCTCACCGAGACGAGTTCGACGGTCGCCCTGCTGTCACCCGACGACCACCGGGCCGCGTATGAGTCGCCGGACCCTTTCGTGCGGGTCCGGCTCGGCTCGGTGGGTCGCGCGGTGCCTGGGGTCGAGATCGAGATCCGCAACGACGAGGGCTGGGCGGTAAGGGCCGGCGAACGGGGTCACATCTGG
Encoded proteins:
- a CDS encoding ABC transporter ATP-binding protein, whose product is MTESQLSFDNVTAGYGASTVLRDIDLEVRSGQVVALLGANGAGKTTLLRTAAGLIRPTGGRVLIGDEVVNKAAPHFRSRAGLCLIPEGRGVFKGMTVRDNLLMQIPPWEKDKSFEVALAAFPALETRLGELAGRLSGGQQQMVALSRAYLAKPDVVLLDEVSMGLAPVIVDQIFESLRALAAQGTALLVVEQYVERALEMSDHVYMLNHGGIVFSGSSSELDEEAVMRGYLGHAVEEAAEGTVGERQPLGG
- a CDS encoding SDR family mycofactocin-dependent oxidoreductase, translated to MRSRRRRKAPSVSASRSVDKQVALVTGAARGQGRAHARMFAQRGFDIVLLDVCGRVAATSYPPATSEDLAETVGACEVLGARVVAAEVDLRDGPEVRGVVDRAVEQLGRLDVVVSNAGVSGFRPFLELGDSDWDDMIGNNLTTAHRLLSAAVPHMARLGNGGSIVLTASVAGVKVIPFEAHYVASKHGLVGLMRSLSVELSPYGIRVNAIAPGGVATVMAEGHDLQGIFGDENRSAMFAGSFSPLVAPYMATAEEVAEVVGFLCSDTARSITGQVVPVDFGVTAR
- a CDS encoding CaiB/BaiF CoA transferase family protein, coding for MNNICAELTVVELGSGSPAGSIAGMILADAGARVIKIEPPRGDGLRRRLPSGFLVWNRGKESVVADLTTLEGRKAVQGLAASADIVIDALPIDRSDDYDVGYDLLSKVNPRLVYLDITPFGHTGPYRYIKGHDSLVAAKAGLWARGAFGHRDGPIMYPVPWGSFGAAHQGVAGALAALMVRETTGRGQKVDATIWAGLEPADYYVTVVAQLMKKRGEKPTGDSRSANAASRYGVLLTTKDGRFIQTSTLLPKQGWALVDVAGVRDQLQDERFADLPSFPTAEIAQEFEDILLTAFRDKDLDHWVPRLVASPDVAFEIAATCEEGLDHPQIVHNGDSISVEDPVHGTIRQVGPVAHFTDTPLRVLGSAPILGAHGELPSGPAPACQPSRDETAPEQALAGLTIVEMGSFYAMPYGVTMAAALGARVIKLEDPAGDPHRRSFGPDVATAKTTQGKESVSLDLRTPEGQAIAHRIIAQADIFVNGYRAGVADRLGLGWETLHELNPRLMYLHAAGYGTDGPYAKRALYAQAAQAAAGSFSRQVGYWSAAERNLDMSLIELQAIVLPRLGQVVDGDSNPALVVLTAIALAAYQQRRTGVGQFLYTSMIGANAMAYADDFCTYEGKPPARITDDDYWGVSALDRCYEAADDTFVCVAVYSDVDFGRFAELIGAPDLASEPRFATVEARAENDAELLKEVTPRLATRPAPEWEADAIKLRVGCVAVSMVGHAIMTSFDPGLRESGLTVAVQNPRLGELIQAAVPVRFSETPGQVRPASSRGEHNRSVLLGLGYDQSEIAQFEENKIVIPPDQTD
- a CDS encoding thiolase C-terminal domain-containing protein; amino-acid sequence: MITSRNPMRDKVAFAGVATTGMTATNSGRSQASLVAEACIKVLQESGLTAKDVDGICGTNPSAPSVQSMLGIPEVTWFANPMMPLVNHIAAAASAVASGMCETVLVYHGAYRLPWNTGSAWKDPFRRSAAVGGLPMNGVVDSVSASSGYTAWASRYIHEFKVPREHLGYVAINGRSNAVLNPGAAMREPLTMDDYLSARMVRWPLCLYDMDIAVDGADAFVITTPERARDLPHPPVLVDAVALGMAAKNDEDQSVDLDHHGQQITVQALKAKSDFWIEDCDVYYPYDGFTIITLNWFENVGWCGRGEAGEFLAQHWDTEKQRVLINGRVPINTHGGSLSEGGTQGSGHLREAVLQLQGRAGSRQVDGAQRAIVTAGGFFFNAQGVTLHRS
- a CDS encoding Zn-ribbon domain-containing OB-fold protein, giving the protein MISDEELLEAFAGYGVERDNASHFRGRLEHRLLINRCGDCGGWHHPPRPVCPSCWSTDVSAEPVSGNGSIYLCIFMHQGPPIPGVDYSTPYPLVTVELDEQPGLRFTATVIGSPNDDIAIGERVHLDWIERGGVPVPAFRLGDES
- a CDS encoding PaaI family thioesterase, which encodes MTDGSVETTLVCGAEHEGGPGVAHGGWIAATFDEVTGHVTLLSGRLAVTGQMTVSYLKPVPIERPLRAKAWAVRKEEGRWFVEAELRLATTGALLGRAEATMVLRDRAHFERHRAWLAEQDELARGAGI
- a CDS encoding amidohydrolase family protein; amino-acid sequence: MERKIWANSGDSHFLEPADIFSERLPRDLAERMPRSEKSADGTKETVYIDGDSFERPLPRPIKDGEFKGQTIETLSARPPGATNTYERLKDLDQEGVWGEITFPSLGMWANMIKDPVLVREGSKAVNDWAMEEIQNVAPDRLIATAMLPLLDAKDAAAEVYRAKERGFYAVYLPTVPPQGMPTYNDPVWEPMWAAIAETGLILTIHIGTDAGVTVHYRGPGGAVMNYVETTYGGQRATTQLIAGGVLDRYESLKVLIAEGGAAWAPFIGDRMNEGYRQHGMFVRPKLSLLPKEYIYRQVYVSFQHDETAVDAVTSMGYQNVMWGSDYPHLEGTYGHTQKTLHELFDGVDQKVRHRVTIGSFLDLFPHIGEPPGNLDLN
- a CDS encoding pyridoxamine 5'-phosphate oxidase family protein; amino-acid sequence: MTGTTSSQRRGRAIAMDQGERDAFLGQGRMCRAAPLGADGRPHNSPLWFVWDCQSLWLNSIVRSQRWVNLQRDLRVSVVIDAGTDFSELRGVELIGSVEQVGNAPRTENADESLAVPEGLFGDK
- a CDS encoding TetR family transcriptional regulator, translated to MATSPLTEDAIVDAALAIVRRDGVGALSMRALSRELGVSAMAAYYYVANKQELLDLVAAQALAKILTTDLGNETWPVRLRTLIDRIDATLRQHRGVGEVLLDRMHSTQRDVMRTIMELLSEAGFDDTDVVRAYALIHTYLFGRYRVTLQGDTRRDDVADPTDIVSRASSVSAELHGADFYDFGVETLIRGLQTRVPAPQPVLERTQA